One Verrucomicrobiia bacterium genomic window, TCGAATACGTGATGAATGGCGTGCCGGCCGGACCAGCCACCGGTGCTGGGTATGCGACGGCGGATGCCGCGAAACTGCTTCAGTCCCTAACATATGCCCTCACAAACGGGCTGTACGTGGCTAAGGCGACTATCGACACGTCCCTATTTCCCGAACATGGATTCTCGGTTGGGGACGTCGTTCACATCACCAAAGTCGACTTTCAGGGAACACAGCCGTACCAGCCGTACACTGGCTATTTCGTCGTTTCGGCACTCGGGGCGCACCCAGACGAACAAACAATATTCTATTTCAACCTGCCCGCGAACCCTAATCCCCCCAACACGTCAGGATCGAGCCCCTCTGGGTATTACGCAAGGCTTTGGCAAACTCAGAGAATCGTTGTGGAAAATAATGTAGTTGAGCTTGTTCCTACACCAACGTCATTTGGACCACCGTTTGCGGTCCTAATGCAAGGCGGTGCTAATAACCAACCGCTTCTCTACGATGAGGCCGTGGTGCGTCGCAATGTTATCCGACACATTGATGGGCTTTCGGATAGTGGGAGGCCAGGAGACGGAACCGGAATCGCCGTCGATAGCTGCAGCGACCTCCTTGTGGAAGAAAACGTAATGGACTTAGACTCCTCAACACCTGTTGAATTTGAATATTGCGGCAATACTGAATTCTTCGCGAATCAAAGCTCAGGCGGAGTTTTGATACAAGGGTTCAACTCTGCGACCAACATGGCCGTGAACGAGCTTTCGAACACCCTGGAGGACGCTGAGGCGTTGGCCCTTTGCTGAGGACCTGAGGACATTAGATGATGACTACTAACTGGTTTAGACCGGCAGTTCAGAACAGCTTTTCGGTGAGAGCATGGCTTCTCATCTTATTGCTTCTGGTCGCTAGGTGCCACCTCGGGGCGACGGACGCGTTTGTCACAGCACCTAGTGCGCCGGCACCCGGCCCGGCGCAGACAATCAGTGATTTTCCTTTTCTCATGAAGCAGTTTCAAGGTTTGCGGTCAATGCGGTACCAGCAGGTTTACAATGCGTCGCTGTTCACAAACCTGGGATCCGAGTTTATTTATGTTACCACCATCTGGTTCTCTTTAAGCCCGAACGGGATCGGCTCGCAGCCCAGCGCAGACCCCTGGACGATAACGAACATGCAGATTAACCTGTCAACAACGAGCAGGAGCGCTGATGGCCTAAGCGCGATCCTTAGTGACAACGTCGGGACCGACGACATGGTTGTTCTAGGCCCCACCAACTACAATTTTCCAGGAGGTTTTCCGGGCGACAGGCAGGTGATATTCCTGAGCACGCCGTTCCGCTACAATCCAGCCATTGGAAACCTCCTGGTGGATGTCCGTATTTTTAACGGAGCGGGTCCGCTGGACACCCACAACCCAGCGCCGAGCTTCACCGCGTACGATTCACCCAGCGATGAAATCTCGAGGGTTTGGAGCACCAATGTGGCATCCACGGTCGCCGACGGAATTGATACCGTTGGGTTGCTTTCCCTGATCCAACTCGATCCTATCCCCTCTCTGAATGCCTACACTTCCTTTTTTGGTACCCCAACCAACTACATCGCGATCGAATGGCCCACCCAGCCCACGGTCTTTGTCTTGCAAAGCACGCACGACATGTTTAATCCGTCTGGGTGGCAGGACGTTAACACGAGTGGAGTTTTCTCCAACGAATTCTTCCAGCGCTACTATTTCCCAGCCCAATCCGCAGGGTCTGGGCAGTTTTACAGGCTCGTATGGCCTGGGGGCCAGTGAGAGTGAAAAAATAATGAAAACCAAGCAACGCTATGAGTTTCGTTGAAGCTCTGCTCCTGGATCCGTACCGGATGGACCTTTGGGTGGCCATGCGGACCGACGGCGTCGCGGGCACAGGCACACAGAACGATCCATTCGATGGGAGCACGCAGGCGAAATTCGACGCTATCATGAGCGGCGTGGCGGCCAACACTTGCATCCACTTGGGGCCCGGTATGTTCCAAACGAACGGTTATTCGGATGGAGCGAGCGGAGGTTGGCAGCCAAAGGCGGCGACCAGGATTGTTGGGTCTGGTGTTGATATTACCACGTTGAAGCTGGCCGGAAGCTCGGCGAACGCCCATTTTTATGCTGTCGGGCACGCGGTAAGTTCGGGAGGTCAGCCGAACTCGCTGGATTTCGTCGAAGTTGCGGATCTCACAATCGATTGCAATCTTGGCGGCTTTTCGGGGGCTTCGGCTGCCTGCGGGGCGGTCCGGCTTTTTGGCAACCATACGAGGGTGCGCCGGATAAAGGTGATTAATTGGGGAACCAGGTCAACGAGCAGGGCGAGTTTCGTCATCAGCGTCATTACGGCAACGGACCTGGCCTGGGTTGAGGACTGCGGGATTGAGGAGTGCATTGCGGTCAATCCGGCAAGCTCCAGCAACACTGGGCCGATGACCGTGTTTCATTGTGGGGGCACGGAATCGCCACCAACGAACCCGGTTGCATATGGCGTCGCGCCCTACATTCGAAACTGCTTTGCAGATTCGGGGCAGTCGTACCCATTCTCACTTGAGGTTCGCGGCCTATCTTTGGCGTGGTGTAAGGCCGGTATCATTGAGGGAAACCAGATCCATAACGTTTCGTACGGCGTTTACCAACAGACCGCCAACGCGCAGGATATTCTGATTCGGAACAACTGGTTCAAGAACGTGAATAAAGGTGTTTTGTTGGGGAATCTCGGGGCAATGTCGGGAAGTGGAACCCTTGCCGAGTCGATGTCGGTGGCAACAGTCACAATTTCTGCCGGGCACATGTTGTCCATTGGCGACTCCGCATTGCTGAATACAACGGGTGCGTACAATGGTATCGTTGTCACCGTACAGTCAGCCTCCTTCTCGAACACGACCTTTACGTTTGGAACCTCGAAGACTACTGGGGACACCGTCAATTCGGTCCAGAAGGTGTTTGGGGTTGGGAATGCCTCTCGGCTTGGGAATTTTCCCGCCCCCGGAAGTCTCCTCATCGAAGGCAACGTGGTCGAACTGGCCACCGCGACGTCGGGCAGCGGGATCATCGCGCTTCACCTGAACGATTCCTGGGCAGCTTCAACTCCGAGCCAGGACCCATCTAACCCGTACTATGTTTTCTCCAACGTGGTAATCCGGGACAACAAATTGCGGTATCTGGACGGCACTTTTGAGAGCAACTATGTGGGCTACGGCATGCAGCTTAACAGCGCTGCCAATTTGCTCGTGAGGAACAACGTCATAGAATCTGCGCCCACGAGTCCGCCCCCGATGCAAAACGACCGTTGCGGCGCGGTCGGTTATTTCAATAACCAATGGCCCTCTGGCGTCTTGATTCAAGGCGTCAGTGGGGATAACGGCACAAAATACGACGAGCTTTCCACCGAGGCTGACGACGCCCTGGTGATGGGTCTGTTTAATAAAAAATCATAACAAGGAAAGGAAGGCAGCTAATGGCAGTTCAAATATTGTCTCTGTTCAGTGGATCACTTGCTACACCCAGCGGGTCGGCTGGGACTCTTTACACATCCCCTTCCTCGCCTGCTCCGCTAACGACGATCGTGAAGAGCATTCGTCTTGTGAACACCGGAACGGGAGCGGCAACGGTGAATCTATACCTCTGGAGGACCACCAGCGACCAGACGAACCGACATTTGATACCGGTGAACATGACTATTCCTGCGGGAGGTTTGGCTCTCGACGATCAAGAGATCACGATGACGGCTGGCGATATAGTTAAAGGCGACGCTAACGCATCCGGAATCGATTGCATTATTAGCGGCATCCAGAGGTAATCTCATGAGGACCACCGACACACAAGGCAGGACAGTCATACTGGAGCGGAGTTTCCTTGAAAGCGGGATGTTCGGGGACGGCTCGGACGGCACGGTGACATTTGATGGCAGCTCAACCGTGCTCGGTTTGGCGCCGAGCAGCAGCACATACACCCTCAACCGATCGATCTTCTGCAGCGGGATCACGGTCAATAGTGGTGTTACGATCAAAACGGCGGGATACAAGATTTTCTGTAATGGCACTCTTACGAATAATGGAACGATAACCAACGCAGGGAATGCCGGTTCCAGCGGAAGCGGCACAGCGGGCGGTGCTGGCGGCGCGGCAGCGGCGGCTGGGGACCTGGGCGGGTCTGCCGCAGGGGGCGCCGGCGCTTCGGGCGGGACGGGGTCTGGAACCGCTGGTACGAACGGCTCGTCCGCCTCAGTTGCTATGGGCGCAGCCGGAGGTGCGGGCGGAGGCGGAGGCGCCGGCGCCGGTGGGATCGGGGGCGGAGGAGGAGGTGCGGGGGCGATCAGTTCGAACCGCCCGCTTCGAGCGCTCGACCATCACCTGATCGCAGGCGTAACTCTGATCTCGGGCGGGGCTGGAGGCGGTGGTGGCGGCGGTGGCGGCGGCAGCGGGAGCAGCGCTGGGGGTGGCGGAGGCGGAGGGGGCGCCGGTGGTGGCGTGTTAATGATCTTCGCCGCCACGCTCAACAACACCAGCGGAACGATTAATGCCGTCGGTGGAACAGGAGGCGGCGGGGCCGGTGGGCAGGGTTCAGGTTGTGGTGGGGCCGGGGGTGGAGGTGGCGGAGGGGGCGGGGTTGTCTATCTTGTTTACAACAGTCTCGCATCGGGAACGCTGAGCGCGCTGGGAGGCTTGGGCGGTGCTGGCGGCGCACCCGGCAGCAGCGGCTCAGGCAGCAGCCCTACGTCTGGGTCATCGGGAGGTTCGGGCATCTCAGGAACGGTGCTCAAGTACAACGGGAAAGCAAAGGTATGGGAATGACCAGGAGGAGCGGTTCAACCGCGGCGATCCTGTGCCGGACCGATTGTGGTAAACGGGTAAACCCTAAAGGACCCCGCAACATCCTTTGACTTTCTGAATGAAAACAGTGTGCTTGGTCATGGTCGTTTGCAATCGCGCCGCAGTGGTTGGCCGGTGCCTAAATTCAGCAAAGGATGTTATCGATCATTGGGTGATTTGCGACTCTGGCTCGACGGATGGCACGCAGGACATCATTCGGGAGGCGCTTAGGGAAATTCCGGGCACCCTCCACGAAATCCCCCGGATGGATGTCGCACCCGCTCTCACCAAGGCCCTCTGTCTGGCGAGGGGCAACGCGGAGTATCACCTTCTGCTAGACCCGAACCTGGAAGTCCGCGGGGGCGCAGCTTTCCGAGAGAAGTTGGGGGCAGACTCGTATTTGGTGAAAGAGGAGGGGCAATTTGAGTGTTGGGTAGAACGCCTCATAAGCGACCGGCATGAATGGCGCTACGCGGGTTTGACGCGCCAATTCATCCAGTCGATGACGGCTATGACGAGGGAGAAGTTGCTTGAACTGAGCGTGAAACGTCAGACACCCACGGCGGCGTCCAAAGACGACATCCAAAGCGAAATCGAGCTTTTGAAAGAGAGTATAAGGCGAGGAAGCAACGTTGCGCGCGCCACGTTTTACCTGGCACAGGCGTTCCGCGATTTGGGAAACCTGCCGCAAGCCATCGAGCTGTATGAAAAGCGCGCCGCGATGGGCGGTTGGGACGAGGAGGTGTGGTACTCTCTTTATCAGGTCGCGTCGCTTCAACAGCGGCTTGGAGTCGCATGGTTGCTCGTGCTCAACCAATACTTGCGAGCTTATCAGTTCCGTCCGTCACGAATCGAGCCGCTGTTCCACATTGCCAAATACTATCGCGAAACCGAGCAATACCACCTGGGGTACCTGTTCTCGCGCACTGCAATCGAAGCCGCTTATCCCGATGATCTGCTGTTCATCGAGAGGGGTACCTATGAATCAGATCTGGCGCGGGAGTACGTGACTTGTTGCAGGCATCTGGGAATGGAACCCGAACGGGAGGGTCCGGAGTGTTCACAAGCTGGTATTCCATCCGGTTTTCGCATTCCATTAGGGGCTTCCGGGGATGCCAGAAACGGCCTGGCCTTTGGTGATCCCGCAGCATGTCAAACTCTGCGAAGTTGATTCTGAAGAGCTTTCTGTCGGCAGGTGACATCGTGATGTTGACCGCCGCTGTGCGGGACATTCATCGGTGCTGTCCTGGCCAGTTCCTGACTGATGTAAGGACTCCTTTCCCGGAACTCTGGGAGAACAATCCTTACTTAACGCCGCTTGATGAGAAGGATCCCAATGTCCGCGCAATCGACTGCCAATACCCTCTAATACATCTCAGCAACCAGCGGCCCTACCATTTCATCCATGCGTTCATCGAGTTTCTGAACGAGGAACTCGATTTAGACATCGGACCAACGGCCTTCAAGGGCGATATCCATCTGTCCGACGAGGAGAAATCATGGCCGTCTCAAATTCATGAGCTTTGTGGCGATGACCGGCCATTTTGGATTGTCTCGGCGGGAGGGAAATCGGATTTTACAAACAAATGGTGGGAGACGGAGCGATATCAGCGGGTAGTAGATCATTTTCAAAAGAAACTTCTTTTTGTTCAAGTGGGCCGAGCCGAAGATCACCATCCAGCGTTGGAAGGGGTCATTGATCTGCGCGGGTGCACAGATCTTCGGCACCTGGTGCGGCTGGTGTATCATTCTCAAGGCGTGCTATGTCCGGTAACGGCGGTGATGCATCTCGCCGCCGCGATGCCATCGAAGCCGGGCGGCCCGGCTACACGGCCCTGCGTTGTTATCGCAGGCGGGCGGGAGCCTGCGCACTGGGAAGCCTACCTGGGCCATCAGTTCATTCATACAATTGGAGCGCTGCCCTGCTGCGCAACCGGTGGTTGTTGGAAATCGAGAGTAACACCTCTGGGCGATGGCGACGAGAAAGACAACCCTGAGAATCTGTGCGTAAATGTTGCGGGAAACCTGCCGCGGTGCATGGATATGATTACTCCCGAAGAAGTGGTCCGGCGCATCGAACTTTACTTCGCCGGAGGTTCGATCAATTACCTGGGACCCGAGTTCCCGCAAATTCCGTCCCATTTTCGTCACGGGATCGCATCCTGCTGAGTTGCGAGGCCGAATGAGCCGCAAAGGACTTCCCAACACTTTGCACAATCTACTCAGTCGGCGGTGGACAAGTCGCAGGGGGGACTCTATCTTCCGGCCCCTTGTCCTATGGTAAAGCAAGCGCGTTCGAACAATAGCACCCCCGCCGAGCTGGGGTTTGCCATGCCCGCCGAATGGGAGGAGCACGAAGCCACCTGGCTGGCCTGGCCCCATAATCCGACGGATTGGCCAGATAAGCTCGACACGGTCCGCTGGGTCTATGGCGAAATCGCGCGCAAAATCGCTTCGGGCGAGTTGGTGCGAATGCTGGTTGCGAACCTGGCCGAGGAGCGCCAGGCGCGGCGGTATCTAAGCCGGGCGGGCTGCAGCCTCGATAACGTCCGCTTTATCACCTATCCGACTAACCGGGGCTGGATGCGCGATAGCGGACCAATATTTGTCCGGCGGCGCCTCGCCAAAGGCCGGAAGCACAAAACAGAAACCGCCATAGTCCATTTCCACTTCAATGCCTGGGCCAAATACGACGATTGGCAAAAAGACCGCCGGGTGCCCGAGATGGCAGCCAGGCTGTTGCGCAAGCGCCTTTTCAACGCGGAACATGATGGAAAAGAGTTCGTTATCGAGGGCGGCGGCATCGATGTGAACGGCAGGGGGACTCTGCTCACCACAGAGGAATGTTATCTCGATCCGAAGGTCCAAGTGCGCAACCCAGGTTTGGGCCGGGAACAGATCGAGCACGGGCTGAAAAAGCACCTCGGAGTGAGGAATGTCTTGTGGCTGGCAGCGGGCCCGGTTGGGGATGATACGCACGGCCACGTTGACGACATCTGCCGGTTCGTCAACCCGCGAACGGCGGTTCTCATCAAAGAGACCGATTCCAAGGACCCCAACTACCGCCCGCTGGCTCAGAATTGGGAGCGGATTGGTGAGCTGCGTCTGGAAGACGGTTCACGGCCGGAGGTGGCGCCGCTGCCGATGCCCAAAGCGCTCTATTTCGATGGATACCGGCTTCCGGCGAGCTACGCCAATTTTTATATCGCCAATGCGGCGGTTCTGGTGCCGACGTTCAATGATCCGAACGACCGGATTGCACTGGGCATTCTGGCGGAACTCTTCCGGGACCGGCCAGTCATCGGCATCCACGCAGTGGACCTGGTTTTAGGGTTTGGGACGCTCCATTGCCTGACCCAGCAGCAGCCGGCCTGACGACTCTTTAAACGCCCAACAGCCGCTTTGGCTCCCGCCTGCGCCTTAGCCGCCGTTGCCGCGCACCGCCCCGAGAATCTCCTTCATCCGCCGCACCGGCAAAGAAAAATGGCCGTCGTCCGGACAAAACGTGGCGCGGCAGTTGGGGATAGCTTTGGCCAGGTAACGCCCCATGCCCGCCGGCACCACCACGTCCTTCTCGCCATGCCACAAATGCACCGGCCCTTGGATAGCGCTCAAGGCGAAGTCCCATGGACGCGCATAGAGGAACCCATCGTGAGCGGCCCCCTCGACGCCGTTGCGCAAACCCTCCATCGAACTTTCCACCAGTTTCCTTCGCAACTCCGGATCGGCCAGCGCTTCTTTGTCCGGCGCCCCGAGCCGCTCCTCGATTTGCCTGGGAATGGCTTGTTGGCCTTTGCGCCACAGCGCCCGCAGGCACACCGTCCCGATGCGCTCCGCCAGCCAAGGCGCCTTCTGGGCCAGCGCCAGCAGCCAACGGTTCAGCGCCACCATCCCGTCCGTCGCCCCGGGGGCATCCACCGGACCCAATGCGGCCACCAGTATCGTTGCCTTCAGCCGCTGAGGAATCCGCGCCGCACACGCGCAGGCGTAAGGCCCGCCTCCCGACATCCCGAGCACCGTAAAACGTTCAAGACCCAGACGGTCGGCCAACTCCGTGACATCTGCGCTCCAATTACTCAGCGTCCTGCCCGGGCGGGCGTCGGACATGCCATAACCGGGCCGGTCGGGCGCGATGAGCCGCCAGTGCTGCGCCCCGGCCTCCTCTTCGAGCAAGCGCGCCTCCAGGCGGCTGCTGGGCCACCCGTGAAAATACAACAATGGCGGCCCGCTCGCGTCGCCGAACTGGGCGAACCCCAACCGCCGCCCGTCTTTCAATCTGATTTCCTGGTCCAAGTTATCCCTGCTTGCTAGTCTCAGCCATCCTGATTCCGTGGAAAACGAGCGAGACGGACTGATGCAATATTGGAGTGATGGAGTGGTGGGAAACCCAATACTCCAGCACTCCATCACTACGTTTTGAGCTCACTCCAGTCTCCGCTCACCCACCGTTCGAGTGCCGCAAATAACGCCTCGTCACCCTCCAGATGCTCGCATTGGCCCGCGCGGTTGACCAGCCCGAACCCGGGTCCATACCCCGGCCCGTTGGCAACGCAGCCATCCGTGCGGCAATCCCTAAGCTGGTCGCTGGCCGACCGAACCGCCGATGCTCGGTCCCCTTCCACCTCATACTTCCAACCCATGAGCCGTGCCCGCGGAAACCAGTCACGCAGAGCCGAAATGACCTTCGGCGTCGGCATCAACTCCGCCACCAACGCCCCCTCCCGTGTCGAAAACTTCCGCGAACGAACCTCGACCAACTCTCCCTCCGGCGAGCGCCTCCAAACCTTCCCAAAAGAAAAATCGCTCACGGCGGCAACGTGAAAAACGGCATCGACGGCCTGGCTCGAAAGCCCTCGCAGCCTGTCTTGAAGGTCAGCGGTCGTGGTGAATGTCTCGACGTGTTGGGCGCGCCGCTCGCCACGCCAGGTCGCCTGCTGGCCGGCCAGCAACGTCACCTCGTGCCCGTGGCTGGCCAGGAAGTTGCCCAGCTCCGATCCCAATCGGCCCGTGGACATATTGGTGAGCCGCCGGACAGCATCCAGCGGTTCGAACGTTGGGCCTGCGGTTACAATGCAGCGCACACCGCAGGTTACCAACCGGGTGGAGAAAATCCAAATTTTTGAATCGAGGAGGTGAAAGCACGGCATGCCCCAGCGCGGAAGCGCCGCAACGCGAGCGATGAGCCGCAAAGGAATGGAAAGAACGCAAAGATTTAAGTTTTTCCTTTGCGTTCTTTGAGTTTTCTGGCGGCTAAAATTTCCGCGGCTGCGGAAACTTTGCATCATAGCAGTGTGAAATACGCGGAAATGAAGAAGCCAGAGGGAAATGGTTAGACGGCGAGGACATCCGAAAGCGCCAGAGGACTGGCGCAGTCCACGACGCTGCGCGGGGAACGCTGCCCCCCCGGGTTGGGTCGGCGGGCCAGCGTCTTGAACTGCGGGCCTTATGGTTTCGGCGGAGGTTTTCCGCGTATTCCACGTATTCCGCGGTTCTCCTTGCAGAATTAGCAGCGGTTCCGCATGTTCAAATGGTGGGGCACCGACCCATTTCTATGAACAAAATCGTCGGCATTGATCTAGGCACCACCAATTCCCTGGTGGCCACGGTGGATTCAGGCATCCCCTTGGTCATCGCCGATGCGGAGGGCAGGCGCCTCACGCCCTCGGTGGTTCATTTCCCGGCGCCCGCTGCGGCTCCCCTGGCCGGCTTTCCAGCCAGCCGCATGCGCGTGCTCAGGCCGGGGGAAACCGTCTATTCGGTGAAACGCTTCATGGGCCGCCGCGCCGCGGATGTTTCAAGCGAAGAACTCCTCGTCACCTATCCTGTTAAAGGACAAGGCCCGGAACCGCTGACCATTGATATTCACGGGCGAACCTTTAGCCCGGAGGAAATCTCTGCGGCGATTTTGAAAAAGCTCAAGGCGGATGCGTCGGCTTACTTGGGCGAAGACATTACCCGCGCTGTAATCACCGTGCCGGCCTACTTCAATGACGCCCAGCGCAACGCAACTAAAAAGGCCGGTGAACTGGCCGGGCTGACCGTCGAGCGGATTCTTAACGAACCCACCGCTGCGGCGCTGGCCTACGGATTGGACAAACTAAAGGAACATGCGCGCATCGCCGTGTACGATCTGGGCGGCGGCACGTTCGACCTTTCCATCCTCGAACTAAACCAAGGCGTCTTCCAGGTGCTCGCGACCAACGGCAACACCTGCCTGGGCGGCGACGATTTGGATAAACGCCTGGTGGATTTCCTGCTCAGCAAAATCAAAGTCGCTGGTGGACCGGCTGTCGCTGACATGCCGGGTGCAACTCACAAGGAGGGGAATGATCAAACAATGACTCTTTTGTCACGTCTCCGGGAAGCCGCTGAAGAGGCCAAAATCAAACTCTCAACCGAGACCGAAGTTGAAATCGTCCTGCCCTTCCTGACTCCGGACTTCAGCTTCACATACAAGCTTACCCGCGCTGAGTTCGAGAACCTCACCCGCGACATTATTGCGCGCACACGCCCTCATTGCCTGCGCGCCATGGCCGACGCCAAGCTCAATCCGGTTGACCTCGACCAGGTCATCCTCGTCGGCGGCCAGACCCGCATGCCCTTGGTCCGGCAGTTTGTGGGCGAACTCTTCGGCTGCGCCGACTTCGAGGAAACGCGCGGCTCGCTCCGGCTCGGCGCCGAGTACCACCGGCCCGGTGGGCCGCAACTCAACACATCGCAAAACCCGGATGAAGCGGTGGCACTGGGCGCAGCCATCCAAGCGGAGATTCTCTCGGGAGGCTATCGGAACGTCCTGTTGCTCGATGTCACTCCGCTCTCGCTTGGCATCGAAACCTTTGGCGGTTTGATGAATGTCATCATCCCGCGCAATTCGACTATCCCGGTCAAGGCGGGCGAGATGTTCACCACCGCCGTCGATAACCAGCGCCAGATGCTCATCCACGTGCTCCAGGGCGAGCGCGAGCGGGCGCGGGACAACTGGAGCCTGGGCCGGTTTACCCTTGAATTTGATGCGGCCCCGCGTGGAGTCCCCAGGGTGGGAGTCCAGTTCGAGATCGATGCCAATGGCATCCTGCACGTGCTGGCTCGGGATATTCGAAGCGGGCGGGAAAAGACACTCGAACTCAAATCGGCAGTGGATGTCGAGGACGCCGCGGTTGAGCAGATGGTCGAGGAATCGGTGGCGCATGCCTTCGAGGACCTGGCGGCGCGCCGCTGGATTGAAGCCAGGCTCAAGGCCCGGCAGTTGATCGAGGCAACCCGCAAGGGCCTCACCGAGTGCGCCTCGGAACTCACGCCCGAGTACCGGGCGCAGCTCGAGGCGGCGCTGGCAAATGTTCAGGCCGCATCAGGAGGCGAAGGTCCCGATTCAAAAACAGGCGATGCGAGCCAACTGCTGAGCGCCTGCGCTGCCCTGGATGAAGCGACCAAACCGCTCGCGGAAATCCTGCTGGACCGCTCGATGGCAGCCTTGCTGCGCAAACGCGGCGTCATTCAGGGCTGAACTTTTTTCGGCGGGGCCTCTCTGTAGTCCAAACACCGACGCCGGAATCAGTCCGGGTCCGATTTTAATTAAAAGCCGGTGGGTGATTTTAACAACATGAAAGGTCTGAGCATCCTCCTGACGTCCACGTTGTTGGTGCTGGCGCATCAATTGGCGCGGCACATGGAAAAAACCGGAAACCTGCCCGTCGAAACGGCGCCTTCTGCAGGCATGGCGTTCGCACCCGCCTCCGAGGACCCGCACCCCCTTACTTTGCCAGGAAAACCGATCAATCTCTAGGCTGTTCCGTATGCGATACCTGAAAAATGTAAAACTCTTGAGCGCCATCGCAGTGGTTTTATCCGGCGTTGTCCTCACTCTGGTCTGGTTCAATCACGTCCCTGCCCGCGAAATCACCAGGCCTGAATTGGAGCAACTGATGCAGACCAAAGCGCTCACGGGGGTGCGGGTCAGCCCGACCCCTTACAGCGGCTTTTACCACATCGAGGCCAATCATGTTACGGGCAACCACACTGAAAGGGTCTTCGTTACCACGCATTTGGAGGAGGCGCAGGTCAAAGCTCTTTTCGACAAAGCCGAGGTCAAAGCCGATTTGCCCGGCCAGAGCCTGCGCGGGCAATGGATTAACCTGCTCTCGACAGGAGTGATAGCCGCCCTGGTCATCGGGTTGATGGCTTACCAGTATAACGTCGGGCGTGGCAAAAATTCGAGGGTCCGTCAGCGGCCAAAGGTCAGCTTTCAGGATGTCGCGGGAATCGAAGAAGCC contains:
- a CDS encoding glycosyltransferase family 9 protein; protein product: MSNSAKLILKSFLSAGDIVMLTAAVRDIHRCCPGQFLTDVRTPFPELWENNPYLTPLDEKDPNVRAIDCQYPLIHLSNQRPYHFIHAFIEFLNEELDLDIGPTAFKGDIHLSDEEKSWPSQIHELCGDDRPFWIVSAGGKSDFTNKWWETERYQRVVDHFQKKLLFVQVGRAEDHHPALEGVIDLRGCTDLRHLVRLVYHSQGVLCPVTAVMHLAAAMPSKPGGPATRPCVVIAGGREPAHWEAYLGHQFIHTIGALPCCATGGCWKSRVTPLGDGDEKDNPENLCVNVAGNLPRCMDMITPEEVVRRIELYFAGGSINYLGPEFPQIPSHFRHGIASC
- a CDS encoding agmatine deiminase family protein yields the protein MVKQARSNNSTPAELGFAMPAEWEEHEATWLAWPHNPTDWPDKLDTVRWVYGEIARKIASGELVRMLVANLAEERQARRYLSRAGCSLDNVRFITYPTNRGWMRDSGPIFVRRRLAKGRKHKTETAIVHFHFNAWAKYDDWQKDRRVPEMAARLLRKRLFNAEHDGKEFVIEGGGIDVNGRGTLLTTEECYLDPKVQVRNPGLGREQIEHGLKKHLGVRNVLWLAAGPVGDDTHGHVDDICRFVNPRTAVLIKETDSKDPNYRPLAQNWERIGELRLEDGSRPEVAPLPMPKALYFDGYRLPASYANFYIANAAVLVPTFNDPNDRIALGILAELFRDRPVIGIHAVDLVLGFGTLHCLTQQQPA
- a CDS encoding alpha/beta hydrolase, translated to MDQEIRLKDGRRLGFAQFGDASGPPLLYFHGWPSSRLEARLLEEEAGAQHWRLIAPDRPGYGMSDARPGRTLSNWSADVTELADRLGLERFTVLGMSGGGPYACACAARIPQRLKATILVAALGPVDAPGATDGMVALNRWLLALAQKAPWLAERIGTVCLRALWRKGQQAIPRQIEERLGAPDKEALADPELRRKLVESSMEGLRNGVEGAAHDGFLYARPWDFALSAIQGPVHLWHGEKDVVVPAGMGRYLAKAIPNCRATFCPDDGHFSLPVRRMKEILGAVRGNGG
- a CDS encoding Hsp70 family protein — protein: MNKIVGIDLGTTNSLVATVDSGIPLVIADAEGRRLTPSVVHFPAPAAAPLAGFPASRMRVLRPGETVYSVKRFMGRRAADVSSEELLVTYPVKGQGPEPLTIDIHGRTFSPEEISAAILKKLKADASAYLGEDITRAVITVPAYFNDAQRNATKKAGELAGLTVERILNEPTAAALAYGLDKLKEHARIAVYDLGGGTFDLSILELNQGVFQVLATNGNTCLGGDDLDKRLVDFLLSKIKVAGGPAVADMPGATHKEGNDQTMTLLSRLREAAEEAKIKLSTETEVEIVLPFLTPDFSFTYKLTRAEFENLTRDIIARTRPHCLRAMADAKLNPVDLDQVILVGGQTRMPLVRQFVGELFGCADFEETRGSLRLGAEYHRPGGPQLNTSQNPDEAVALGAAIQAEILSGGYRNVLLLDVTPLSLGIETFGGLMNVIIPRNSTIPVKAGEMFTTAVDNQRQMLIHVLQGERERARDNWSLGRFTLEFDAAPRGVPRVGVQFEIDANGILHVLARDIRSGREKTLELKSAVDVEDAAVEQMVEESVAHAFEDLAARRWIEARLKARQLIEATRKGLTECASELTPEYRAQLEAALANVQAASGGEGPDSKTGDASQLLSACAALDEATKPLAEILLDRSMAALLRKRGVIQG
- a CDS encoding phosphopantothenoylcysteine decarboxylase, translated to MRCIVTAGPTFEPLDAVRRLTNMSTGRLGSELGNFLASHGHEVTLLAGQQATWRGERRAQHVETFTTTADLQDRLRGLSSQAVDAVFHVAAVSDFSFGKVWRRSPEGELVEVRSRKFSTREGALVAELMPTPKVISALRDWFPRARLMGWKYEVEGDRASAVRSASDQLRDCRTDGCVANGPGYGPGFGLVNRAGQCEHLEGDEALFAALERWVSGDWSELKT
- a CDS encoding glycosyltransferase family 2 protein, translating into MKTVCLVMVVCNRAAVVGRCLNSAKDVIDHWVICDSGSTDGTQDIIREALREIPGTLHEIPRMDVAPALTKALCLARGNAEYHLLLDPNLEVRGGAAFREKLGADSYLVKEEGQFECWVERLISDRHEWRYAGLTRQFIQSMTAMTREKLLELSVKRQTPTAASKDDIQSEIELLKESIRRGSNVARATFYLAQAFRDLGNLPQAIELYEKRAAMGGWDEEVWYSLYQVASLQQRLGVAWLLVLNQYLRAYQFRPSRIEPLFHIAKYYRETEQYHLGYLFSRTAIEAAYPDDLLFIERGTYESDLAREYVTCCRHLGMEPEREGPECSQAGIPSGFRIPLGASGDARNGLAFGDPAACQTLRS